Proteins from one Hemiscyllium ocellatum isolate sHemOce1 chromosome 8, sHemOce1.pat.X.cur, whole genome shotgun sequence genomic window:
- the opn6b gene encoding opsin 6, group member b, with protein MRAMKLKLVNWIENMKFKNDKQANYASSVLNHQQSGGRSHLQCYHVTVHSNNLFAGAKFEICKGHLANDYITVVIKTWTEELNSRGWLSWIGNGIVISIMYNRRLALEPQDYLTFNLAISDASISIFGYSRGIIEIFNIFQDDKFIITSIWTCEVDGILTLLFGLSSINTLTAISIIRYIKGCKPHQVYRVNKSNAILALSIVWLAALFWSATPLLGWGSYADRLYGTCEIDWIQAAVSIVYKSYVIGIFLCCFFFPVSVMIFSYVSIIKMIRSSHKCVRRGEISEHQRHIEREVTRVSFVICTAFILAWSPYAVISMWSACGYSAPAITSVLACLIAKSASFYNPIIYFGMSPKFRKEVQALFHCRQAKNNESFAKPENQSNVRSKLVIRNQADKYQKSLPIANIPEWNADLDNTAPIITVSSNLEKKQAPGQKGESEHL; from the exons GATAAACAAGCCAACTATGCATCATCagttctcaatcatcagcaaagtggtgGCAGGAGCCATCTACAATGCTATCACGTGACAGTACACAGCAACAACCTGTTCGCTGGTGCTAAGTTTGAGATCTGCAAGGGTCACTTGGCTAATGACTACATTACCGTTGTTATcaaaacatggacagaagagctgaattccagag GCTGGTTGTCCTGGATTGGGAATGGAATTGTCATCTCCATCATGTACAATCGAAGACTGGCACTTGAACCTCAAGATTATCTGACATTCAATCTTGCAATATCAGATGCCAGCATTTCCATTTTTGGATACTCACGGGGCATAAttgaaatattcaatattttccaAGATGATAAGTTTATCATCACATCTATTTGGACTTGTGAA GTGGATGGGATTTTGACTCTGCTGTTTGGTCTGAGCAGTATTAACACTTTGACAGCCATCAGCATCATCAGATACATCAAAGGCTGCAAACCGCATCAAG TTTACAGGGTTAACAAATCTAATGCTATACTGGCCTTGTCTATTGTGTGGCTGGCAGCTCTTTTCTGGTCTGCAACACCTCTTCTAGGATGGGGCAGTTACGCAG ATCGCTTGTATGGCACATGTGAGATCGATTGGATACAGGCAGCAGTCTCTATTGTCTACAAATCCTATGTTATTGGTATATTTCTCTGCTGTTTCTTCTTCCCTGTTTCAGTCATGATTTTCTCATATGTGTCCATAATAAAAATGATTAGATCCAGTCACAAATGTGTCAGAAGAGGAGAGATCAGTGAACACCAGCGTCATATTGAACGAGAAGTGACACGG GTGTCTTTTGTTATCTGTACAGCCTTTATTCTGGCTTGGTCCCCCTATGCAGTCATTTCCATGTGGTCAGCCTGTGGTTACAGTGCACCAGCTATCACCAGTGTCCTCGCTTGTCTCATCGCCAAATCTGCCAGCTTCTACAACCCCATCATTTATTTTGGCATGAGCCCCAAGTTCCGCAAGGAGGTGCAAGCTCTCTTCCATTGCCGGCAAGCAAAGAATAATGAAAGCTTTGCGAAACCTGAGAACCAGTCTAATGTGAGGAGCAAACTGGTAATTAGAAATCAGGCTGACAAGTACCAGAAATCCCTTCCTATAGCTAACATCCCAGAATGGAATGCAGACTTGGACAATACTGCACCCATCATAACTGTATCCTCTAACTTAGAAAAGAAACAGGCACCAGGACAGAAAGGTGAATCAGAACACCTTTAA